The genomic DNA aggctggccaggcaccccagtggggatccccaccctgaagggtgtgtgagaccagctgcaaacagccatcatcccctcacccaggctggccaagcaccccagtggggacccccaccctgaatggtgtgtgaccagctgcaaacagccatcatcccctcacccaggctggccaggcaccctagtgacagggggcagcacccaaaccctctgatcgccctgcggctctgtgtgtgacagggggcggggccacaacctccctatccaccctgctctgttcgtgacaggggaaggcgccccaacctcctgatcagccctgctctatgcctgatacgggggagcttcccaacctctgatcgccctgcggctctgtgtgtgacagggtgcggcgccccaaccccctgatcggccctgctctgtgtgtgtcagggtagagccatagcctccccatcggccctgccctgagtgtgagagtggcggcgccccaaccccctgattggccctgctctgtgggtgatagagggtggcgccacaactccccgcccccacgggccctgctctatgtgtgatggggtagagccatagcctccccatcggccctgccctgagtgtgagagtggcagcgtcccaaccccctgatcggccctgctctgtgggagatagagggcggcgccccaaccccctgatccgccctgctctgtgttgacagggggcggtgccccaactcccctatctctgagtgacaggggagctcctcaaccccctgatgggccctgctctgtgcgtgacaggggggagctccccaaccccctgattgaccctgctctgtgcgttataggggggagctccccaacccccctgatgggccctgctctgtgcgtgacggggtggcgcagcaacctccccatcgaccctgccttgagtgtgacagggggcggtgccccaaccccccaatcggccctaccctgagcgtgactgggggtggtgccccaaccccctgatccgccctgctctgtgcgtgacaggggcagcaccccaactccccaatcggccctgctctgagcccgaccaggggctgcacctagggattgggcctgccctctgccacccgggagcaggcctaagccagcaggtcgttatctcccgaggggtcccagactgcgagagggcacaggccgggctgagggaccccccctcccccgcgagtgcacaaatttttgtgtaccgggcctctagttctagtaTAATTCTTGAAAATAGGAAAGGTTATTACAATGGGGAATTAGCTTTCTGGTGTTACAAGTTAAGTTTGTGGATCTTTTTGCCCTTGAATTCTTAGGACTCTGTACAAGAGCTTCAGGAAGAGAAACCTTCATCTTCAGATTTGGTTTCTAGACCATCTACCTCATCTAGAAGGAGAACAATTAGTGAGACAGGTATATGTGAATATTTAATTGTCATTTTCAAACAGCTTTTCagtgttcattttctttggaaattaaTACACTTTGGCTTAATTAAATTGTGCTTTTTTGGTTTAGATGAATTAATTTCTGAGTTTTAGTCTCAGTTTTATGtgatttgtttgattttaaaaattgctttctgAGCAACATTTTTCTGGTTGACTGCAGTAGACACAGTTTActttgccaccccccccccccccccggatttTATAGTTAGCCAGTTTTCTATTCAAGATAATGACAAAGTTATAACTCTTTTACTCATTATTCTTAGTCACCTTAGCAGTTAAAgtattgtaatttttaataagTGATAAAATATCAGTGAGTTTAAAAACGGTAAATACCATCTTAGAAATAAaagcaagataaagaaaatagTTTTGCAGCTAAAAAAGATACTGGAGGAGGAGGCTGTTGCCTAATCAAAAGTCATTATAACCAAAAGTATATGAATCAGGTGAAAGAAGATCAATGAAATAGTTAAACCCAGACTAAAGTCCTGTATGTGAGGGTAGTAAGGGCAGAGGAGTCTTATTAAATATATGGGACTGGAACAAAAGGTTAGCTATTTTGGGGGGAGAGAATCAATTTGTATTTGTATTAACTTATGCTGAAGTGAATTGCAGATGTACCTTCTAAGTATATTGACTTATGACAGAAATCCTAGATTGTTTAATACAAGCTAGGGATAGATTAAATTGTGATTTAATGGAGATAACATTCTGAAAGAAgcttaaaaagcttttaaaaatagtattctaTTATTCTGGACAGATCCAATGAAAGTGTTAACTGTTGAAACAGGTTTAGTTTCATTGGAACTAAATTTCAGTACAAATAAGTACTCATGACAGCTCAATTTCTAAATAAACTGTATAgcaatttaattaatttgtttttccttACATATCCAGAAGAAAACTCAGATGAATTATCTGGTGAACGTCAAAGAAAGCGCCACAGATCTGATagtatttccttttcctttgatgaaagccttgctctgtgtgtaatAAGGGAGATACGCTGTGAAAGAAGCAGTAGTAGCAGTGAATCAACAGGAACTTCATCAAATCCGGTAATCTTCTTGCTTAAGTGAAAAATGACTTAATAagacttgttttttaaatctaattttgtCAGTTCTAATAAACATTCAGGTAGGATGTACATTTATATGTGATTACTGCTATACagtggtaattttttatttttatttttatgagtttgtttaAGCCAAACTGGTGACATATGCcaaggagcaagatctcaaatgctcctagtaagttttttttgtttgtttgtttgtttttttttcaaataaacaagTATAGCTCTTCCCTACCCCAACCGTAGGTTTAGGGAGAATGGTGTAAGATAGCAGAGTAGCATTGAGGTGGATTGGTAAAATTAGTACCAATATTAATAGTTATTAATGTCATCCTATATGTTAGAGAATCTTGTAGGCCACTGTACCAATATAAGTTCAAATAAATTGGAATATAGGATAGTCTgagaatttagaatattttttttttaaaataagggaatAGCCTGgccggtatagctcagtggttgagggtcaattgaactaggaggtcacagttcaatatccagtcagggcacatgcccaggttgtgggcttgatccctagtgtgaggcatgtaggaggcagctgatcaataattctctctcatcatttttaaagagaaaaaaacatttttattgagttcagagaggaagggggagggaaagagatagaaacatcagtgttatgagagaaccattgattggctgcctcctgcacgccccctactggggatagtgcctgaaacctggacatatgccctttactggaatcaaatccaggacccttcagtctgcaggccgacgctctatccactgagcaaaccagctagggctctctctcatcattgatgtttctctctccctctcccgtcctctctgaaatcaataaaaaaataaaaaataaagtaagggAACAAAAATGGAAATTTGATTTAGATATTTTAGTATTCTAAGGCAAATTTGtgttaaatatttagaataaattttttttactataattgtCGGCAAGTAAATTGGCAGAGTCTGAGCTTTACGTTTGCGATATGTAGGTCTAGACATCAAGAAGGTCTGATACTAATGCTGTGAAATGGGTGTAATATTGCATGGATGACATATCAGTACATTTTGATTGATAAAAATCCGAAGTGTTGGATTGATAAAAATCCAGGAGTAAAATTCTTAAGCGATGTCACTGAAAGAAGTTTTGCAAAGAAGTTTTTGCTAGCAAGAGTACTTgaaaaatggaatattttctttcttgtcattTAACATggtctttaaaatgtaattaaaattagaACATTTATTTGTGATATGACAGTTTCTCCTGATGACTATTCTGGATTCGAATGATTATTTTTTAGTTCTCTAGAATATATAAGGGACTGAACCAATTATGATATTAACCCTATTCTTTTTATGTATTCTTGTTgctagtatttgtttttctcttccaaaGCAGTAATTTTATAGATACAGATGTGAACTTTACAGTTAGTATTTAGAAGAGCTGTTACTTATATAGGCCACTAGATGGCATGAGTAGAACAAGTTTATTCAGTAGATATTTAACACATTgtgtaccgcatagaaatctctaagacatacgccagggaccgcacgtttttgggcaaattgcacgttatttaaatcaccATAATTCACTcgaggtgttgtttttcaataattataacatttttatttacaaaaacaaacaattaaagttcctagtactttttttaacgtatggtactgcgtaaaacattttcctctatgaagagggaccaaacaaaatttacgtaAGTATCTAGatttgctcctttttccatgggcgtgaaaaacgagaacactcgtgagcggtccttaacagatggcgcgtgaaacacgagaaaactcctgagcggtacgaaatgtgttgtGTCTTCTTTTCCAGGTTTTATTTGGCACTAGAGATACTGTGGTAGTCAAGGTAGATATGATCCCTGTCCTCATGGGAAGATAGaccatcttggttcctgggttgacactcaattgCTAAGCCCCACTGGCTGGGGGATCCAGAATCTTAATTTAGTGTCAGTGTGCAGAATAGAATTAAGGAAGAGTTAGGGGCACAGGGATGATTTAGGAAGCTGTTATAGAGGCCAGCAAGTAATGTACAATGTCACCCCCTCAACCCCTGATTTTAGGATCTTGATGCTGGTGTAAGTGAACAATCAGGTGATTGGTTGGATCAAGATTCAGTTTCCGATCGATTCAGTGTAGAATTTGAAGTTGAGTCTTTCAATTCAGAAGATTATAACCTCAGTGAAGAAGGACAGGAACTCTCAGATGAAGATGATGAGgtagttttattttctctaattatattctaaaatttttttcatttgttgacTGATGAGATTGAAAGAATGTATTCAGATTTCACTTGAAATACTTGAACTTGATTTATTCAAACTGGAATATTGTTATGTGGAATTGAGGCTTTATAGTTCCTtgtctgatttatatttttataaatatgccAAGAAGTATGTAGGCCTTAATGAGCATTGTTATAAAATAGTCtgctcattaaaaatatttaactcagTTCccctttattaatattaatttactttttataaaagtgACGCATGCATGCAGTTATATAAAGTCACATAGTATCTCTAGATCTGTTGCCTACATTTTTAGCTGTTTCATTGTTATTTAAtaccttatttataaaataagatgcTTGTACTGCATATTTTGcttcattcattttatatatCTTATCTGAGTTTTTACCATATTGGCTCAGGATTTCACTGAtctccatttttccccctttatacTCTCTCATTCCATTTGACCGTTGTCTCAGAATTTCTGATATATAGTAGCACATGTTATTCATTTAGGACTGACCATTAAGAAACCTTtctggttgaaaaaaaaaataatgggttTATTTTATTAGGTATATCAAGTTACTGTGTATCATGCAGGGGAGAGTGATACAGACTCATTTGAAGATGATCCTGAAATTTCCTTAGCTGTAAGTATACATCTGTTTTTAAGGTATcaaaaaataacattgaaatCAAGATTAGAATATATCTAGTCTACTTCCTGACAAGgcaatttttataaagttaaaatctttaaaattttaattatttaaagcattttgttcatttatttatttatttttgcttaaagtattacaaagggtattacatatgtgtccatccccctccccccccccccccccgttctttTATTTGTTGTGTTGGGATATGTTGctacattttttaactttttgagctGGAACTTTTAAAGAACATTATTATAAAAGGTGATCCAGGATGGTGGTGGAATAGGTGGGAGGtacacccacctcctcccaggaccaagcAATTAAATacagagcaatcaacctgaataaccaactgaaggccagctgaagagaagtcttataaccaaggatttatagAAGAGTCCACATCAAGACTCGAGACTcgtaggaagtgcagagagcaAAAGGACTGACCCTGCTCCCACAGGCGGCAGTTGAGGTTCCAGGGGAGTATCTCAGCTGCAGGGGGATTCCCTGATAAGTATGGGGTCTTAAGCCcaagccaggctccccagcccagagcaccagagccaggaagagctgCCCATATAACAGCTGGCTGTGGAAAGCAGTGGGATTTCTGTCTGTCAGGGAGAGGCAGGATTCAGGCAAATTTTGTTGCATGGCTCTTGGACAGGGGAAATTTTTTCCTCACACGTCCAACTGGTGCAGAGCCTTCCTTTCACAGGGCCAAATCCTGGCTTGTTTAggcctgataaactctgctggcctcaccctgacgactccctgagaccctgcccaccACAAAGGTGTGCGAGCACCCAGCAGGAGCAGCTAGACTTGGTATGCCCTGGGACATTTGCCGAGTGTTCTCCGACCCAGCTCTGGCACCATGATTGGACTCATAGATATGGAGAACACCTCTCACCTTGTCACTCACTAAGAACCTGTTGCATGCAACTCGAGTACTGCTAGAGGccctttcagtgactgagcctaacagttggaggcaggtggaggcagaCCTGGACGTTCCTAGTGACTTTCGCTGACTGGCCCCTAGGGACAGTGCTGGTATAAGTAAGCCCgaccccgcaggccaggctgagggactccactagtgcacgaattcatgtacgaGTCTCTAGTTAGAAAATAATTCAAGCAACTACTAGACTCATTTGATATCAAGTTGAGTGAAATGTTTCAGACATAGATCTTGCAAATTTTTGGACTTTTTGAAGCATTTCAACCCCTAATATTACAAAACGTTTGTCTTCGGTTTTATCAGTTATAAGAAACCTACTTTAACAACTTGAAAGAACCAATGTGGAAGAATGAACATTCTCCACCCTTGTTGCTAATGTATTATGTCATTTGTTAGGCAACTTAGAAATGGTACATTATTCATGGCAAGATAGGCAGGACCTTTTGTGGCAAGTGTTACATATACAAGGTACTCAGGGAAAACCATGCTTCAGTTAAGATAGGGAAATAAGGATATGTTCACTGAAGAGGCTGAAGATGGTGGAAAGTTTTGGGAAATAAATTGGgataaagaaaaagcaatgaGCAGTTACAGAGTGAGAACACAGGAAAGGATAAACAAGTAAAGGGTATACATTTTGGATAGTGACAATGACGACAGATTTTAGCTGACAGTGATTATTGAAGAATGTTTCCACATTGCTTTTGTGGGTGAAGTTAGGGAACACTCAGCTGAGCCCTGAGTTTTAGAGCACTGCTGAGGGAGTCCATGGTGGATTGAGAGAGAGTTTCATCCAGATCGATGGGTGGACTCTGTCACAGTATCCAGGATTGAGCCTTTAAGGGAGTGGAGTGGTTACAGGTCTCATTACAGAGTAGTAGTTGATGCCAGTAGTTGGCACTTGTTTCAACTCAGAACCAACTATGTATCTGTGTCCTCCAACAGATAACTTGAGATGCACGGTTAAGAGGttagctgaaaaaaaaaagtacttaaaatCTCATACTTGGGGAAAGACTGTTTAAATGTTGAATGTTTTCTATAaaacatgaaatgctgaaaattaGGCCTTGTGATACATTttacctagaccaggggtgggcaacctttttgtgagtgcgtgccaaaaccagcaaaatctctgactaaaaattcttctgcgtgccaaccctaattttttgagaacatgttacgcctacttgatatctcttaaggtgtacgtatgtgaagaaccttaaagaaataataaaattcattcgagcgacaaaaatacagtatatgatgatgaaaaatacatttattttttaatgtatacatgttatgtaaaattatttatctaagatgcacctacactgaatttatctgaaaaataaagtcgatattaagaaaaaaattgtaaatggaagattgtaagagagggtttcacgtgccagcaaaagttactggcgtgccatgtttggcacacgtgccaggggttgcccacccttgACCTAGACATATTAAAGTTAGTGTTAATATGACTAGTCATTAGAGGGTAACAGAGACTTACTGTCTTGTTTCATTGAAGGATTATTGGAAGTGTACTTCGTGCAATGAAATGAATCCTCCCCTGCCATCACATTGCAACAGATGTTGGGCCCTTCGTGAGAATTGGCTTCCTGAagacaaagggaaagaaaaaggaagcatGCCTGAGAAAACCAAACTAGAAAACCCAACACAAGTAGAAGAGGGCTTTGATGTCCCTGATTGTAAAAAAAGTACAGTGAGTGATTCCCAAGAATCATGTGTTGAGGAAAATGATGAAAAGATCACACAAGCCTCCCTATCCCAAGAAAGTGAGGACTATTCTCAGCCATCGACTTCTGGTAGCATCATTTATAGCAGCCAAGAAGATGTCAGAGAGTATGAGAGGGAAGAAACACAAGACAAAGAATGTGTGGATTCTAATTTTCCCAATAATGCCATCGAACCTTGTGTGATTTGCCAAGGCCGACCTAAAAATGGTTGCATCGTCCATGGCAAAACAGGACATCTTATGGCATGCTTTACATGTgcaaaaaagctaaaaaaaagaaataagcccTGTCCAGTGTGTAGACAACCAATTCAAATGATTGTGCTAACTTATTTCTCCTAGTCGACCTacctataaatttttttaaacaaaatttagaaatgaaattttatttttttacatctataaaaacaataaattatcATAGGGgacccctttccccttccccacttgggagtccattctgtgggactctttccctctcaacacgtgggagtctgtacttgttctttgaTAAGTCTCCACCTTTGCTACACTActctctgtccatggattcattcttcgactctggcAGTCAacgaatccaggttccagtccaaaaggCTGACGGGGGACCAGCTCCTGTCACCATgataagacattttttttttttaagtatattttattgattttttacagagaggaagggagagagatagagagccagaaacatcgacgagagagaaacatcgatcagctgcctcctgcacacccccccactggggatgtgcccgcaaccaaggcacatgccctcgagcagaatcgaacctgggacccctcagtccgcaggccaacgctctatccactgagccaaaccggtttcagcaataagacatatttttatttctcagtctTTAAtgagctaggccagtggtcggcaaactacggcttgtgaaccacatgcagctctttggccccttgagtgtggctcttccacaaaataccgacttctgcgcatgggccacgaagtttcaattgcactgtacatgcgtgcccacacgtggtattttgtggaagagccacactcaaagggccacagagccgcatgtggctcgccaactgcagtttgccgaccactaggcTAGTAGGAGTCAGGCCCCCAGAGGAGCTGTCTGTGGGACTGTGCGGGAGGGGGTCCGGAGTCCTCTCAGGTGTGGCGCCCCTTCTCTCACTACATTGTCCGGACAATTCGCTTTGCTACTTTTCCACAGGCcgtcccatttctttctttttctttgttcttgttCTTTCGCCCCATTTCTTTTGGAGCCCCTGGTTTTTCTGAGGTCTGAGGATCTCTACAGGACTTGACCAACCCCCCTCAGCCCAAGTTGTAACTCCAAATCCgctgagggctggggtgggagaagAAGTGGGTGGGAGTCAGGACAAAGAAGAGCGAAGACTCAGGCGGGGCTCTGGGTGCTCCCTTAAGTCTGCGTCCAGACCTTTCCCCGGGAAAGCACACACCCAGGCCCCTCTCATCTGCTCATTCCCCTGTGCCGGGTGAAGGAAGGGCGGGTGGCCTGAAAGGGCGTGGCCAGCCCCAACTACAGCCAATCCCCGGGGGGAGCTTGGTTGGAGGATGGGGcatcgcgggggggggggggggggggcgtgggtcCACAACTTCAACTCAGCTGGACCAATCCTGACCCGAGAGGCGAAACGGACACCCTACCTGGGCCCAGGTGGGCTCCACTGTGCGTCTCTCAGTGGCTCCGCGCCCGCCCGGGATGGAGGGAGCCCGGCGGCATCCGGAGGAGACCAAGCCGAGGCGAGTTGCCAATGGAGCCCTTGGAAAGCCAGGTACCGGGGCTGGCACAGCCGCAGGCCCCCGCGGAGGAGCGACGACCAGAAAGTCCCGGGAGCAGCCCGGCCGCGGCCTTGCAGGTGGCGACCGGCGCGGGCCAGGACCTCTCGGGCGGGAAGAAGCTGCCCTCGCCTCGCGCGCGCCTGCGGGTGCTGCCCGCCAGCCTCGGCTACGGCGCCTTCCACCGCCAGTTGTCCGCTGGCCCCGAGCAGCGGTCGCCGGGGCCGCTGCAGCCGAGCAGCCCCGGGACAGCGAGGCGGCGGGAACCGAGCTGGTGCCCTGGGCCGCGCCGGGGGAGCCGGCGCCCGGCGGCTGGGCGCCCATGGAGCTGCAGGTGGACGTGCGCGTGAAGCCCGTGGGTGGGACCGGCGGCAACCGCGCGCCTCGCCTGCGCCCTCGGGCGCTTCATCACCCTCCCCGTGCCCGGGTCCCCCGCCTTCTCCCGCCACGTCGCCCCCGTGTACCCGCTCCTGCTGCGGACCGCGTCCTTGGGCAGCACGTGGAGCCGCGCGGCTCGCCACTGGCTGCCGCCCCGGGCGGAGCACGGCCTCGCGGAGGGCCAGACTAGCCCCACGGAAGGGGGCGCGGAGTCTCCGGGCTCCCGCACGTGTCGCTGCCGCTGCAAGGAGATGGGGAAGGAAGACGCCGCGCCGTGGCAGCGCGCCGAGGCGCACGGCGGCCTGAAGCTGCACGGGGCTATAAAGCTCATAGGGCTGCCCATGTATGTGCATGAAGTCCCTGTGATGCAGAGGAGAGGACGACCATGGTAGGTGAAGTTCTTGCAAAGCATGGGGTCTGACAGGGGCTGTACCTGCATCTAATCTTGGTGCTGAGCAATCCACACAACTGTGATACTGAAGCATAGTCATCCCTCCTTTGGAAAACTGATGTTTAAAACTGATGCTTAAactactctgttatttttagacagTCCCTTGTTCTATAGGTCAAACTGTTATTTTTAGACAGTCCCTTACTT from Myotis daubentonii chromosome 2, mMyoDau2.1, whole genome shotgun sequence includes the following:
- the MDM2 gene encoding E3 ubiquitin-protein ligase Mdm2 isoform X1, whose protein sequence is MCNTSMSVSTDGAVSTSQIPASEQETLVRPKPLLLKLLKSVGAQKDTYTMKEVIFYLGQYIMKKRLYDEKQQHIVYCSNDLLGDLFGVPSFSVKEHRKIYTMIYKNLVIVNQAEPSDSGTSVSENRCHLERGSDQKDSVQELQEEKPSSSDLVSRPSTSSRRRTISETEENSDELSGERQRKRHRSDSISFSFDESLALCVIREIRCERSSSSSESTGTSSNPDLDAGVSEQSGDWLDQDSVSDRFSVEFEVESFNSEDYNLSEEGQELSDEDDEVYQVTVYHAGESDTDSFEDDPEISLADYWKCTSCNEMNPPLPSHCNRCWALRENWLPEDKGKEKGSMPEKTKLENPTQVEEGFDVPDCKKSTVSDSQESCVEENDEKITQASLSQESEDYSQPSTSGSIIYSSQEDVREYEREETQDKECVDSNFPNNAIEPCVICQGRPKNGCIVHGKTGHLMACFTCAKKLKKRNKPCPVCRQPIQMIVLTYFS
- the MDM2 gene encoding E3 ubiquitin-protein ligase Mdm2 isoform X2; protein product: MCNTSMSVSTDGAVSTSQIPASEQETLVIFYLGQYIMKKRLYDEKQQHIVYCSNDLLGDLFGVPSFSVKEHRKIYTMIYKNLVIVNQAEPSDSGTSVSENRCHLERGSDQKDSVQELQEEKPSSSDLVSRPSTSSRRRTISETEENSDELSGERQRKRHRSDSISFSFDESLALCVIREIRCERSSSSSESTGTSSNPDLDAGVSEQSGDWLDQDSVSDRFSVEFEVESFNSEDYNLSEEGQELSDEDDEVYQVTVYHAGESDTDSFEDDPEISLADYWKCTSCNEMNPPLPSHCNRCWALRENWLPEDKGKEKGSMPEKTKLENPTQVEEGFDVPDCKKSTVSDSQESCVEENDEKITQASLSQESEDYSQPSTSGSIIYSSQEDVREYEREETQDKECVDSNFPNNAIEPCVICQGRPKNGCIVHGKTGHLMACFTCAKKLKKRNKPCPVCRQPIQMIVLTYFS
- the MDM2 gene encoding E3 ubiquitin-protein ligase Mdm2 isoform X3, with amino-acid sequence MCNTSMSVSTDGAVSTSQIPASEQETLVRPKPLLLKLLKSVGAQKDTYTMKEVIFYLGQYIMKKRLYDEKQQHIVYCSNDLLGDLFGVPSFSVKEHRKIYTMIYKNLVIVNQAEPSDSGTSVSENRCHLERGSDQKDSVQELQEEKPSSSDLVSRPSTSSRRRTISETEENSDELSGERQRKRHRSDSISFSFDESLALCVIREIRCERSSSSSESTGTSSNPVYQVTVYHAGESDTDSFEDDPEISLADYWKCTSCNEMNPPLPSHCNRCWALRENWLPEDKGKEKGSMPEKTKLENPTQVEEGFDVPDCKKSTVSDSQESCVEENDEKITQASLSQESEDYSQPSTSGSIIYSSQEDVREYEREETQDKECVDSNFPNNAIEPCVICQGRPKNGCIVHGKTGHLMACFTCAKKLKKRNKPCPVCRQPIQMIVLTYFS